A genomic segment from Flavobacterium inviolabile encodes:
- a CDS encoding glycosyltransferase family 2 protein — translation MLAIVIPYYKLVFFRETLESLANQTDKRFNVYIGDDASPENPQELLEAYRDKITFTYTHFNENLGSISLVKQWQRCIDLIQDEKWIMILGDDDVLTDNTVASWYRNYEQFKDKANVVKFATKLIFQENATTSEPYLHPVWEKATDSYFRKFKALTRSSLSEYIFAKKAYDEHGFYDYPLAWYSDDSAWIAFSEQKEIYCINESLIMIRLSEINISGKKDNIALKMKAKEQFFKDFILERLSDFNKKQRLELLLAYEVAIKDQRNPIGKEWLTLGYYYLINFNGLALLKFIRRFFISTFKK, via the coding sequence ATGCTTGCAATCGTAATTCCATATTACAAACTTGTTTTTTTTAGAGAGACGTTAGAATCTTTAGCGAACCAGACAGATAAGCGATTCAACGTATATATTGGAGATGATGCCAGTCCTGAGAACCCTCAGGAATTGTTAGAAGCATACCGGGATAAAATAACATTTACCTATACTCATTTCAATGAAAACTTAGGGAGTATTTCGTTAGTGAAACAGTGGCAACGCTGTATTGATCTGATTCAGGATGAAAAATGGATCATGATTCTTGGGGATGATGATGTATTGACAGATAACACGGTAGCATCCTGGTATCGCAATTACGAACAATTTAAGGATAAGGCAAATGTTGTGAAGTTCGCAACAAAACTAATTTTTCAGGAAAACGCTACAACTTCCGAACCCTATTTACATCCTGTTTGGGAAAAAGCAACGGATTCCTATTTTAGAAAATTTAAAGCACTTACAAGAAGCTCTTTGTCGGAGTATATTTTTGCAAAAAAGGCATATGATGAACATGGTTTCTATGATTATCCGTTAGCATGGTATAGCGATGACAGTGCCTGGATAGCTTTCTCAGAACAAAAAGAAATTTATTGTATTAATGAAAGCCTTATTATGATCAGACTTTCAGAAATAAATATTTCAGGAAAGAAAGATAATATTGCCTTAAAAATGAAGGCGAAAGAACAATTTTTTAAAGATTTTATTCTGGAAAGATTAAGTGATTTTAATAAGAAACAGCGATTAGAACTGTTGCTGGCTTATGAAGTGGCCATAAAAGACCAAAGAAACCCGATAGGGAAAGAATGGCTGACTTTAGGATATTATTATCTGATTAACTTTAACGGGTTAGCATTATTAAAATTTATAAGACGTTTTTTTATCAGTACTTTTAAAAAATGA
- a CDS encoding glycosyltransferase family A protein: MRVGFNPHKDKIQETGDYFHQVILPVYIPSFEGYFKDSFEILKLCLESLFQSSHKKTYITIVNNGSCKEVTVYLERLLSENKIQELINTTNIGKINAVLKGLAGVRVPLITISDADVMFLTGWQEATYNVFRSFPKAGVVCPTPSSKSYKTFTSNIYWDLFWSKKLRFTPVKNRAALEAFAHSIGNEEFYKEYHLKQFLTVSSNEGTKAVVGAGHFIATYREEVFAGKLPKFTRYRLGGTSEQEVLDLPSVKRGFWRLSTEDNYACHLGNVVEPWMKEKLLSVKKNATPSEAPALLERKASRLEYYLKIKLFAKIIFAKKILSKILWMKGLPKDVSGKY, from the coding sequence ATGCGGGTAGGATTTAATCCACACAAAGACAAAATACAAGAAACCGGTGATTACTTTCATCAGGTAATACTGCCTGTTTATATACCATCTTTTGAAGGTTATTTTAAAGATAGTTTTGAAATTTTAAAGCTTTGCCTGGAATCGCTGTTCCAATCATCCCATAAAAAAACATACATCACCATCGTAAATAATGGAAGCTGTAAAGAAGTTACCGTTTATCTGGAAAGGTTATTATCCGAAAATAAAATTCAGGAACTGATTAATACAACTAATATTGGGAAGATTAATGCCGTTTTAAAAGGCTTGGCAGGAGTCAGGGTTCCTTTAATTACCATTTCTGATGCCGATGTGATGTTTCTAACCGGTTGGCAGGAAGCCACCTACAATGTTTTTCGTTCTTTTCCAAAAGCAGGGGTGGTTTGTCCGACGCCTTCTTCAAAATCGTATAAGACCTTTACATCTAATATTTATTGGGATTTATTTTGGTCAAAAAAACTACGGTTTACTCCTGTCAAAAACAGAGCAGCATTGGAAGCATTTGCCCATAGTATAGGAAATGAAGAATTTTATAAAGAGTATCATCTGAAACAATTTTTAACGGTATCTTCTAACGAGGGAACTAAAGCTGTTGTCGGAGCCGGACATTTCATAGCAACGTATCGGGAAGAAGTCTTTGCCGGTAAATTACCCAAATTCACACGATATCGTTTGGGAGGAACCAGTGAGCAGGAAGTTTTAGATTTGCCATCAGTCAAAAGAGGATTTTGGAGATTGTCAACAGAAGATAATTATGCCTGTCATTTGGGAAATGTAGTTGAGCCCTGGATGAAAGAAAAATTATTAAGCGTTAAAAAGAATGCTACTCCATCTGAAGCACCGGCACTCCTTGAACGGAAAGCATCACGTCTGGAATATTATTTGAAAATTAAACTTTTCGCTAAAATTATTTTTGCTAAAAAGATTCTGAGTAAGATTTTATGGATGAAAGGACTGCCTAAAGATGTTTCAGGGAAATATTGA
- a CDS encoding ABC transporter ATP-binding protein, with the protein MKDIILKAEHISKQYRLGTVGTGTISHDLNRWWHKMRGKEDPYLKVGDINDRSSKGDSDYVWALHDISFEVERGEVLGIIGKNGAGKSTLLKILSRVTAPTTGIIKTKGRIASLLEVGTGFHPEMTGRENIYLNGSILGMTKKEINSKIDEIIAFSGCERYIDTPVKRYSSGMTVRLAFAVAAHLEPEILVVDEVLAVGDAEFQKKAIGKMQDISKGEGRTVLFVSHNMAAVKSLCTKGIVMEHGRVVFQGNVDDCIDEYLKESNSSASKTWNEEHPGSDFIRLHKAEVLNSNEEVSLNHIISNPVMIRFTYEILAENQLFTHGFNLFNNQNTHILSSHDKDSDTLSKPLSKGIYTKTIIIPGNFLAEGGYSCSFAIMRYSPFHVEFHEMDVVGFNIIDEMGENTARGNYSGRFPGIVRPLLKWE; encoded by the coding sequence TTGAAAGATATAATTCTAAAAGCCGAACATATCTCCAAACAATACCGGTTAGGAACGGTTGGCACAGGAACAATAAGCCATGATTTAAACAGATGGTGGCATAAAATGAGAGGGAAAGAGGATCCGTATCTTAAAGTTGGCGATATAAATGACAGGTCCAGTAAAGGCGATAGCGATTATGTCTGGGCATTGCACGACATTAGTTTCGAGGTAGAGCGGGGTGAAGTATTAGGGATTATTGGAAAGAATGGTGCCGGAAAGTCAACTTTACTAAAGATTTTATCCCGGGTAACTGCACCAACAACCGGAATTATTAAAACCAAAGGAAGAATTGCCTCCTTGCTGGAAGTAGGTACAGGTTTTCATCCTGAGATGACCGGTAGGGAAAATATTTATCTCAACGGTTCAATTTTGGGTATGACAAAAAAAGAGATCAACTCTAAAATTGATGAGATTATTGCTTTCAGTGGTTGTGAGCGTTATATCGATACACCGGTAAAACGTTACAGTAGCGGGATGACAGTGCGATTAGCGTTTGCCGTTGCAGCTCATTTAGAACCGGAAATCTTGGTCGTTGATGAAGTACTTGCTGTGGGTGATGCCGAATTTCAAAAAAAGGCAATTGGCAAGATGCAGGATATTTCCAAAGGAGAGGGAAGAACAGTACTGTTTGTGAGCCATAATATGGCGGCTGTAAAAAGTCTTTGTACCAAAGGAATCGTGATGGAACATGGAAGAGTAGTTTTTCAGGGTAATGTAGATGATTGTATTGATGAATATTTGAAAGAATCAAACAGTAGCGCAAGCAAGACATGGAATGAAGAACATCCGGGTTCTGATTTTATACGACTACACAAAGCAGAAGTGCTTAATTCAAATGAAGAGGTTTCCTTAAATCATATAATTTCAAATCCGGTAATGATCCGGTTTACCTATGAAATTTTAGCCGAAAACCAACTTTTCACGCATGGCTTTAACCTGTTTAATAATCAAAATACACATATTTTAAGTTCACACGATAAAGATTCGGATACCCTGTCAAAACCGTTATCAAAAGGAATATATACAAAAACAATAATCATACCCGGTAACTTTTTGGCAGAAGGAGGGTATTCCTGCAGTTTTGCAATCATGCGATACAGTCCGTTTCACGTTGAATTTCACGAAATGGATGTTGTTGGATTTAATATAATTGATGAAATGGGAGAAAATACAGCCAGAGGAAATTATTCTGGAAGATTCCCTGGAATTGTAAGGCCGTTATTAAAATGGGAATAA
- a CDS encoding class I SAM-dependent methyltransferase, producing MKKKWSGERLETFIYGRDAVDHLHRYGIALSFIKDKTVLDIACGEGYGTNLMGNSASFVYGVDIDPDTIEAAKRKYKKENIQYATGSTSAIPLEDNSVDVVISFETIEHHDQHDEMLKEIKRVLKPGGIVMISTPDKLYYTDQRNFKNQFHIKELYKKEFSDLVSGYFNNQQLLTQRYVNGNSLITDDNEQDNVSFITGNYLDITKTVITPLYLIVIASDSAFEKQGLSVFEGTEIIEKEIDNQLQKVYNSNSYKVGHRILLPIKLLKKIYRKCLQS from the coding sequence ATGAAAAAAAAATGGTCCGGTGAACGCCTGGAAACATTCATATACGGTAGAGATGCTGTCGATCATTTACACCGATATGGCATTGCGTTATCGTTTATAAAAGATAAAACGGTATTGGATATTGCATGCGGTGAAGGTTACGGGACGAATTTAATGGGAAATAGCGCATCGTTTGTTTATGGTGTAGACATTGACCCGGATACTATTGAAGCAGCTAAACGAAAGTATAAAAAAGAAAATATTCAATACGCAACAGGAAGTACAAGTGCAATTCCGCTTGAAGACAATAGTGTCGACGTTGTCATCAGTTTTGAAACAATAGAACATCATGACCAGCATGATGAAATGCTTAAAGAGATCAAACGTGTTTTAAAACCGGGAGGAATCGTCATGATCTCCACTCCGGATAAACTGTATTATACCGACCAAAGAAATTTTAAAAATCAGTTTCATATAAAAGAACTGTATAAAAAAGAATTTAGTGATTTAGTCTCAGGATATTTTAATAACCAGCAGCTTCTCACTCAGCGTTATGTAAATGGAAACTCATTAATTACGGATGATAATGAACAGGACAATGTTTCCTTTATTACAGGCAATTATCTCGATATAACCAAAACGGTAATCACACCATTATATTTAATCGTAATAGCCTCTGATTCGGCTTTTGAAAAACAAGGATTATCGGTTTTTGAAGGAACGGAAATAATAGAAAAAGAGATAGATAATCAACTTCAAAAAGTTTATAATTCCAACTCTTATAAAGTTGGACATCGTATATTATTGCCCATCAAGCTCTTAAAAAAGATATATAGAAAATGCTTGCAATCGTAA
- a CDS encoding glycosyltransferase family 2 protein, translating to MKALVSVIVPTYNRANLIGQTLDSIISQTYSHWECIIVDDGSTDNTEEIISRYLDNDNRFRFYRRPDDRIKGANACRNYGFENSRGEYIKWFDSDDLMHADFLEKQVQLLETEKELDFCVCLAQGFTEGTNDKTVFRANRTPEEDVLTAYLTKNHYFFTACPLWRRSVLLNKALFDEELSNSHETDFHFRMLSNNLKYVYKEDVLFSIRRGHQSITQDKSNEFTSHVSRFKFFLKAFKVVEESDIQNKNPLKQYILYRQLGLFHLIKNNSGKTIQGSGFKVLKNIYHTKYPLKSKIRIYIGYILVAISGKGYNFLKSAKIDMIEAIEN from the coding sequence ATGAAAGCTTTAGTATCCGTAATTGTTCCTACATATAACAGAGCAAATCTAATTGGACAGACCTTAGACAGTATTATTTCTCAAACCTATAGCCATTGGGAATGTATTATAGTTGATGATGGCTCAACGGATAACACAGAAGAAATCATATCCCGATACCTGGATAATGATAACCGGTTCCGATTTTACAGAAGACCAGATGATAGAATTAAAGGAGCCAATGCCTGCAGGAATTATGGCTTTGAAAATAGTCGGGGAGAATATATCAAGTGGTTTGATAGTGATGACCTGATGCATGCCGATTTTCTGGAAAAACAGGTTCAGCTGCTGGAAACAGAAAAAGAACTGGATTTTTGTGTTTGCCTGGCACAAGGCTTTACTGAAGGGACAAATGATAAAACTGTTTTTAGAGCAAACAGGACTCCTGAAGAGGATGTATTAACGGCGTATCTTACCAAAAATCATTATTTTTTTACAGCATGTCCATTGTGGAGACGTTCGGTTTTACTCAACAAAGCATTATTTGATGAAGAATTATCGAATAGTCATGAAACGGACTTTCATTTCAGGATGCTGTCAAATAACTTAAAGTATGTTTATAAAGAGGATGTACTGTTTTCTATTAGAAGAGGACATCAGAGTATCACACAGGATAAATCGAATGAATTTACCTCTCATGTTTCCCGTTTTAAATTTTTCCTGAAAGCATTTAAAGTAGTAGAAGAATCGGATATTCAGAATAAAAATCCACTCAAACAATATATACTGTACAGACAACTCGGCTTGTTTCATCTGATAAAAAACAATTCGGGTAAAACAATTCAGGGGAGTGGTTTCAAAGTCTTAAAAAATATTTACCATACAAAATATCCGTTAAAAAGTAAGATTAGAATTTATATCGGGTATATCCTGGTTGCGATTTCCGGCAAAGGATATAATTTTTTAAAAAGCGCAAAAATCGATATGATTGAAGCTATTGAAAATTAA
- a CDS encoding glycosyltransferase family 2 protein — protein sequence MKLEAPIVLIYAFKNRDLTRVKRTLDSLVLQSNQNFRVEFVNYGSSTELTKELELLIGDYSFVKYNYLAYQNQPWNKSRALNYIIKKIEEPFFFISDIDIIFHPKFINLLHDMKDKDKMHFYKVGYLSEKETLLQKSFEDYQVEFYSKVDAKGMTLFPTETVRKNRGFDEFYHFWGAEDADIHFRLSGKGCESVFYEEETLLLHQWHTSYRKTESKELTKNLQIKGIVQINHQHLFFNQQDGVTINYKQWGEVSANAVLEELDNVTVNQVILNRKVNIDHFIYGILPNVTNTVITVKFTRDSYEKSLKYKVKKILGKKVPEYYTLKEVNDLVLLHLISFYRDCPYSYKITADLEAIELRLKL from the coding sequence ATGAAATTAGAAGCGCCCATCGTATTAATTTACGCTTTTAAAAATAGAGATCTAACAAGAGTAAAGAGAACATTAGACTCATTGGTGTTGCAGTCCAATCAGAATTTTAGAGTAGAATTTGTGAATTATGGATCTTCAACGGAACTTACAAAAGAATTGGAACTATTGATTGGTGACTATTCATTTGTAAAATATAATTATCTGGCATACCAGAATCAGCCATGGAATAAATCCAGAGCCCTTAACTATATCATTAAAAAAATAGAAGAACCCTTTTTTTTCATCTCAGACATAGATATTATTTTTCATCCGAAATTTATAAACCTGCTTCATGATATGAAAGATAAGGATAAAATGCATTTTTATAAAGTAGGTTATCTGTCCGAAAAAGAAACCCTGTTGCAAAAATCATTTGAAGATTATCAGGTAGAGTTTTATTCTAAGGTTGATGCAAAAGGGATGACATTATTCCCTACGGAAACAGTGCGCAAAAATAGAGGATTTGACGAGTTTTATCATTTTTGGGGTGCTGAAGATGCCGATATTCATTTCAGACTCTCCGGAAAAGGCTGCGAATCTGTTTTTTATGAAGAAGAAACCTTGTTACTGCACCAATGGCATACGTCATATAGAAAAACAGAAAGCAAGGAACTGACGAAGAATTTACAGATAAAAGGAATAGTACAGATTAATCACCAACACTTGTTTTTCAATCAACAGGATGGTGTAACTATTAATTATAAACAATGGGGAGAAGTATCGGCAAATGCGGTACTTGAAGAATTGGATAACGTAACGGTTAATCAGGTAATACTGAACAGGAAAGTTAATATTGACCATTTCATCTATGGAATTTTACCTAATGTAACCAATACAGTAATTACGGTAAAGTTTACCAGAGATAGCTATGAAAAATCCCTGAAATATAAAGTGAAAAAGATTTTAGGTAAAAAAGTACCGGAATATTATACTTTAAAAGAAGTAAATGATTTGGTATTGTTACATCTGATCTCATTTTATAGAGATTGCCCATACAGCTATAAAATAACAGCTGATTTGGAAGCCATAGAACTAAGGTTAAAGTTATAA
- a CDS encoding glycosyltransferase, which yields MKILFIAMPSIHFIRWVENLKNTDFELYWFDVLDRGALKGIGNIKQFYDWKHRKLPYIKGEYYISKKIPAVYEWLSPFLMTTVNEQLEKIIKEINPDVVHSFEMQGCSYPILQTMNKYARIKWIYSCWGNDIYYYRNFKEHNKKIRAVLNRVNFMHADCGRDAVLAAQMGFAGKDLGVIPTGGGFHLAALEKYKQPVTQRKIILVKGYQHIFGRALNVVKALEGMPKETEGFEIVVFGAHPVVADYITQQKLPFSVYGRHDLEHQQTLELMGKSLIYIGNNISDGMPNTLLEAIIMGAYPIQSNPGGASAEIINNGVNGLLIENPEDIENIRELIIVALKEKEMMEEVYEINKEIAKQQLDYESNRIKIMEAYKRVQAS from the coding sequence ATGAAAATACTTTTTATAGCGATGCCTTCGATCCACTTTATAAGATGGGTAGAAAATTTAAAAAACACTGATTTTGAATTATATTGGTTCGATGTTTTAGATCGTGGAGCACTAAAAGGTATTGGAAATATCAAACAGTTTTATGATTGGAAGCATAGAAAACTTCCCTATATAAAAGGAGAGTATTACATCTCAAAAAAAATACCTGCAGTTTATGAATGGCTGTCACCTTTTCTAATGACAACGGTTAATGAGCAGTTGGAAAAGATCATTAAAGAGATTAACCCGGATGTTGTACACAGTTTTGAAATGCAGGGATGTAGCTATCCGATACTTCAGACAATGAATAAATATGCCCGGATAAAATGGATATATTCGTGTTGGGGAAATGATATTTACTACTATCGTAATTTTAAAGAGCACAATAAAAAAATCCGGGCAGTGCTAAACAGAGTAAACTTTATGCATGCCGATTGTGGAAGAGACGCTGTCTTAGCAGCACAAATGGGATTTGCAGGAAAAGATTTAGGGGTTATTCCCACCGGAGGCGGATTCCATCTTGCAGCATTGGAAAAATATAAACAACCGGTTACACAAAGAAAAATAATCCTTGTAAAAGGCTATCAGCATATTTTTGGCAGAGCTTTGAATGTTGTAAAAGCATTGGAGGGAATGCCAAAGGAAACAGAAGGTTTTGAAATTGTTGTTTTTGGAGCGCATCCTGTTGTTGCAGACTATATAACACAACAAAAATTGCCATTTTCGGTATATGGACGCCATGATTTAGAACACCAGCAAACGTTGGAACTAATGGGGAAATCATTGATTTATATCGGTAACAATATTTCAGATGGGATGCCAAACACCTTGTTAGAAGCGATAATTATGGGAGCCTATCCCATTCAGTCAAATCCCGGCGGCGCTTCCGCAGAAATAATAAACAATGGTGTAAACGGATTACTGATTGAAAACCCGGAAGATATTGAAAATATCAGGGAATTAATAATAGTAGCGTTGAAAGAAAAGGAGATGATGGAAGAAGTATATGAAATCAATAAAGAAATTGCTAAGCAGCAACTGGATTATGAAAGCAACAGAATAAAGATAATGGAAGCATATAAAAGAGTTCAGGCTTCTTAA
- a CDS encoding glycosyltransferase family 2 protein produces MESPLITVIVPVYNVAGYIREAIDSILHQTYSNFECLIIDDNSTDDTCSIIEKYQDSRLQIIKKDTNSGLANSLNIGLKLAKGKYIARMDGDDVLVETRFEKQVQLLEANPGIGVCGTAYETFPQKNSIELPEEHSDILTCMLFRCVVAHPSVMMRKELFNQEMEYDETKEPAEDYELWSRLLSRTRFFNIQEILLKYRVHSGQISKIKAQKQKEISYEVRYDLFKKYIPDFKLPYEVFKKCFEFNYEGTLKDLESQLNNLDLIRTAITKNESLNVPLFRTLLDDIRIKKIRSYFLRNKSFCVSESFIFIRKYTAFFSKKEQVKVLIKSMI; encoded by the coding sequence ATGGAATCCCCTTTAATAACAGTTATTGTACCCGTCTATAATGTAGCAGGCTATATTAGAGAAGCAATAGACAGTATACTCCATCAGACATATTCCAATTTTGAATGCCTTATCATTGATGATAACTCTACGGATGATACCTGTTCCATTATCGAAAAATATCAGGATTCACGATTACAAATAATAAAAAAAGACACTAATTCCGGATTGGCCAATAGTTTGAATATCGGACTTAAATTGGCGAAAGGCAAATATATTGCCAGAATGGACGGCGATGATGTTCTGGTAGAAACAAGATTTGAAAAGCAGGTACAATTGCTTGAAGCAAATCCGGGAATAGGAGTTTGCGGAACGGCCTACGAAACATTCCCTCAAAAAAACAGTATTGAACTGCCGGAAGAGCATAGCGATATTCTAACCTGTATGCTGTTTAGATGTGTGGTAGCGCATCCGTCGGTAATGATGCGAAAAGAGCTTTTCAATCAGGAAATGGAATATGATGAAACAAAAGAACCGGCTGAAGATTATGAGCTTTGGAGTCGTTTGCTTTCAAGAACCAGGTTTTTTAATATTCAGGAAATATTGCTTAAATACAGAGTACATTCAGGGCAGATTTCCAAAATAAAAGCCCAAAAACAAAAAGAAATATCTTATGAGGTAAGATATGATTTGTTTAAAAAATACATTCCGGATTTTAAGTTGCCTTATGAAGTATTCAAAAAATGCTTTGAATTTAATTATGAAGGAACTTTGAAAGACCTGGAATCACAGCTTAATAACCTTGATTTGATTAGGACAGCAATAACGAAAAATGAATCATTGAATGTTCCTTTATTCAGAACGCTCCTTGATGATATTAGAATAAAAAAAATAAGAAGCTATTTCCTGAGAAATAAATCATTTTGTGTCTCAGAAAGCTTTATATTCATCAGGAAGTATACCGCTTTTTTTAGTAAAAAAGAACAGGTAAAAGTTTTGATAAAATCAATGATATAG
- a CDS encoding tyrosine-protein phosphatase, with protein MLSFFKSKPLLKELIPQGYTDIHSHILYGIDDGAKTIDDTLFLLNSCKEFGFSNMITTPHTCSGIWDNTKEGITEKLAAVKTQLPDLTGELNLRAASEYMIDDTFLKLFGREPLLTLKDNYVLVEMSYINPPIQLFDILFELQVAGYKPVLAHPERYNFYHNNFDAYKKLKKAGCHFQANLLSTVGYYGEPVTKTVDKLFKNDMIDFTGSDIHHKNHIDSFSRKIKISEAKSLIAAMKRNSFFESS; from the coding sequence ATGTTATCATTTTTTAAATCAAAACCGCTTTTAAAAGAGCTTATTCCTCAAGGCTATACCGACATTCATTCCCACATCCTTTATGGTATTGATGATGGTGCAAAAACAATAGATGACACTTTGTTTTTATTAAATTCCTGTAAAGAATTCGGATTTAGCAACATGATTACAACTCCCCATACCTGCTCCGGTATATGGGATAATACCAAAGAGGGTATAACCGAAAAGCTTGCAGCTGTTAAAACGCAGCTCCCGGATCTAACCGGTGAACTAAATTTACGGGCTGCCTCGGAATACATGATAGACGATACATTTCTGAAATTATTCGGGAGAGAACCGCTACTAACCTTAAAAGACAATTATGTTTTAGTGGAAATGTCCTATATCAATCCGCCAATTCAATTGTTTGATATATTGTTTGAATTGCAGGTAGCGGGTTACAAACCTGTTTTAGCCCATCCGGAGCGTTATAATTTTTACCACAACAATTTTGATGCTTATAAAAAATTAAAAAAAGCCGGTTGTCATTTTCAGGCGAACCTGTTATCTACTGTAGGTTACTATGGAGAACCCGTTACCAAAACAGTCGACAAGCTTTTTAAAAATGACATGATAGATTTTACCGGTTCTGACATTCACCATAAAAATCATATTGATTCCTTTTCAAGGAAAATAAAAATCAGCGAAGCGAAATCATTGATCGCCGCTATGAAACGAAATTCTTTCTTTGAGTCGTCCTAA
- a CDS encoding FkbM family methyltransferase, with translation MINFISTQENKTKNKLKDKLVKKGIIRAITIVDSDSFLIELKNNLKIYCRSLEHSDYLVFNQIFGDGEYEIIRDILKFNKEEQPVIIDAGANVGYTSVFFLSEFKKAKLYAVEPSLTNYQTIEKNIFHNGFDGSRIKLYNKALHNQDGLNVVIENEFRDKKDWAFTTKITTEESAVKSITVQHIMKENMLDIVDFLKIDIEGAERFIFESQDSCAFLEKVKIIAIEIHDEFNVRTTIETILKSYGFILFPSGELTIGMNRNYF, from the coding sequence ATGATTAATTTTATCAGTACTCAAGAAAATAAAACAAAAAATAAATTAAAAGATAAACTGGTTAAAAAAGGAATAATCAGAGCGATCACAATTGTGGATTCCGACTCTTTTTTAATTGAACTCAAGAATAATTTAAAAATATACTGCCGATCACTGGAACATAGTGACTATCTGGTGTTCAATCAGATATTTGGAGACGGGGAATATGAGATTATCAGGGATATATTGAAATTCAATAAGGAAGAACAGCCGGTTATCATTGATGCCGGTGCGAATGTAGGTTATACGTCTGTATTCTTTTTATCAGAATTTAAAAAGGCAAAACTTTATGCAGTTGAACCTTCGCTTACGAATTATCAAACTATAGAAAAGAATATTTTTCATAATGGATTTGATGGAAGCCGTATAAAATTGTATAATAAAGCATTACACAATCAGGATGGATTGAATGTTGTGATTGAAAATGAATTCAGAGATAAAAAAGACTGGGCTTTTACAACAAAAATAACAACAGAAGAAAGTGCCGTGAAATCAATAACCGTTCAGCATATTATGAAAGAGAATATGTTGGATATCGTGGACTTTTTAAAAATTGATATTGAAGGCGCTGAACGATTTATTTTTGAATCTCAGGATAGTTGTGCGTTTTTAGAAAAAGTGAAAATAATAGCAATAGAAATTCATGATGAGTTCAATGTAAGAACAACAATTGAAACAATTTTGAAAAGTTATGGGTTTATATTATTTCCATCCGGAGAACTAACAATAGGTATGAACAGAAACTATTTTTAA